Genomic window (Gemmatimonadota bacterium):
GGTTTTCAGAGAGTTCATAAGCAAAGGGCTGTTCGACATAGAGGATCATTTGATAGATGCGCGGGTGGTCGGTGAGGAGGCGGTCCAGGATGTCGTTGACGTAATCGACTTGTTGGACGGTGCAGTTGAAGTCTGTACACAACCACATGGCGTTGTTTTCGATGCCGATTTGTCCGATGCGGACGATGCGGTCGTAATCCCATCCGGGTTCTTGTCCGGTGAGTTTGATTTTGAGGCAGGTGATGCCGTCGCGTTGTATCCAGTCGGGGAGGACTACGGGATAGCCGTCGTCGGGTTCATCGCCTGTGCGTTCGGCGTCGTCGAGGAGGTCGTTGCCGCCTACGGCGTGCCATGCGGGCAGGCGGTTTGGTCGCGGGCGGATGAGATAGTTTTCGGGATAGCGATCGGCGAAGTTGTCGTCGATGTCTTCGGCGGTGTCGAGGTAGTGCGAGAGGTCGGCGTTCATGAATTCTGCGTTGTACGTGTCGTAGGTGTCGATGTTGTGGCACATGCCATAGGCGTCGTGCAGGGCGAGGTCATAGGCCGAGGCGCAGACGAGCGCGGATAGGCGGGGCATGTCTCCCGTGGTGTTTTGTTGTTCGATGTTGAAGGCCGACAGGAGGTTGGGGAGGATGTTTTCCTGGACTATGTGGCCGATTTCGATGGGGTGACCGGCGGTGTTGATGTCTGCATAGGCGCGTCCGATTTTGAGGCAGAAGTTTTTCATGGCGGTTTCCCGGATGGCATAAGTGAGGTGTGGCGATGGCCATGCCCAGGGCGCGCTTAAAGGTGTTTCTCCCCAGCCAGAAGCGGTGTTGCCGCGCTGGTCTTCGACGTCGATGCGGACTCTGACGCAGGTGACGCTGTCGAGTTGTTCGGTGCCAAAGCGGTAGGGTATGCGCGTTTGTACGGGGAGGAAGTAGGTGGCGACGGATTTGATTTTTATGTCTGTTGGTTTTGGCATGGGTTTGTCTCACGGAGAATTACAAAGGTATGGACTAATACGTGTCAATCAAGGCTATTAACAGTGCCGTCATTGCGGCATGATGTTAGCCGCAATCCAGAAGGTTTTTTTATTTTAGTGTCCTTTCAAGGGCTTCCAAAAAGCGGTCGTTTTCTCGTTCGGTGCCGATGGATACGCGCAGCGCCTTGTCGAGCATGGGATAGGATGTGACGTTGCGGATGAGTACGCCTTGTTCGATTAGTCCGGTGAAGACGAGGTCTGGATCGGCGACTTCAAAGAGGATGAGGTTGGCGTGTGATGGATAGGGTGTGACGCCTTCTATTTTGTCGAGGGCCTGGAAGACGCGCTCGCGTTCTGAGCAGATGAATGCGATGCGTTTTTGTATGAGGTCTTTGTGGTTGAGGATGGCCATGGCCGCTGTGTGCGAGAAGATGTTGATGTCAAAGGGGATTTTGCCTTTGATGATTTCGTCGCGCAAGTCGGGGTGGGCGATGAGATATCCAATGCGGATGCCCGCGGCGCCAAATGCTTTGGAGAGGGTTTTGAGTACGATGAGGTTGGGGTGTTTGGGCAAGAGGTCGATGGCGGTCTGGTCGTAGAATTCGCCGTAGGCTTCATCGACCATGACGAGGGCGCTGGTGCTGGATAAGAGTTTGTCGAGGTCTGTGTTTGAGATGGCGCATCCCGTGGGGTTGTTGGGGGAGCAGAGGATGATGAGGCGCACGTTTTTTTCGCTGGCAGCGCGACATAGAGCCGGGATGTCGAAGCCGTAGTTTTCTGTGAGGGGTATGTCGAGGACGCGTCCGCTGAATATGTCGGTGTAGAGGCCGTAGAGGGAGAATGAGGGCGAGGGGATGACGACCTGGACACCGGGTGCGGATACGACGCCGAGGACGAGTTGTACGAGGGTGTTCGATCCGTTGCAGACGATGAGTCCACCGGGTTGGACGCCTGCGTGGTCGGCGAGTGCTTCGACGAGGTCCATTTGCATGGGTTCGGGATAGCGCGACCAGGATTTGTTGCGGACAGCGCGCAAGATGTCGTCTTTCAAGCTGTCGGGTACGTCAAACGGGCTTTCGTTTTGATTGAGCTTGATGGGACAATCGTAGGCGGTGAGATGGTACCCGTGCAGGGCGCGGACTTCGGGTTTTATGTTTTGGAGGTAGGTCATGGAATCCTGATCCTGATGGCATTGGCATGGGCGTCGAGGCCCTCGGTTTCGGCCATGCTGATGATGTGGCCCGCGGTTTTTTGCAGGCGTTGGTCGGTGTATTGTAAGATGCTGATGTTTTTGGTGAAGGTGTCAACGCCAACGGATGACGCGAATCGGGCGGCTCCGGCCGTGGGCAGGATGTGGTTGGTGCCCGCATAGTAGTCGCCCACGGGTTCGGATGATGCCGCGCCGAGGAATACGGCGCCGGCATGGCGAACGGTTTGCAGGTGTGCCCAGGGATCGGCGACGATGAGTTCGAGATGTTCGGGTGCGATGCGATTGGCGAGGTCAATGCCTTCGGCAAGGTCGCGCACGACGACGATTGCGCCAAAGCGGTCGAGTGCTTTTTGTATGGCTTCGCGGTGTGTCAGGTCGGCGGCTTGATGGGCGATTTCGTCGGCGATTTGCGTTGCGAGGTCGGCAGAGGGGGTGATGCAGACCGCGGCTTCATATCCGCTGCCGTGTTCGGCCTGTGAGAGGAGGTCGGCGGCGACGTGTTTGGCGTTTGCGGTGCGGTCGGCGAGGACGACGATTTCGCTGGGTCCGGCGATCATGTCGATGTCAACGGTTCCGAAGACGAGTTTTTTTGCGATTTGTACATAGGGGTTGCCGGGTCCGACGAGTTTGTCAACGCGGGGTATGGTGTCGGTGCCATAAGCGAGCGCGGCGATGGCTTGTGCGCCAAAGATTTTGTAGATTTCGCAGATGCCTATGTGATGGGCTGTGGCGAGGACGGCGGGGTGTATGGCGCCGTTTGGCTGCGGGGGCGTGGCGATGCAGAGGTGCGGGACGCCTGCGATTTGCGCGGGGATGGCGGCCATGAGCAGGGTGGAGAATAAGGGGGCACTTGCGCCGGGGATGAGCAGGGCAACGCGTTCGATGGGTAAGATGCGTTTGCCGAGGATGACGCCGTCGCCATCTTCGATGAAGTAGGATGTTTGTCGCTGTGTTTCGTGAAATTTGCGGATGTTTGTCGCAGCTGCGTCTATGATTTCGATGAATTTGGGGTCGGCGTTGCGATGGGCTGCTTTGATTTCGGTTTCGGGTACGCGAATGTCGGTGGCTGTGATGGCTATGCCGTCGTATTTTTTGGTGTACGCGAGGAGGGCGCGGTCCCCCTGTTTTCTTACGGTGCTGACGATTTCTCGCACGGTTGCTTCTTGTTCGGCGGAGAAATCAGGGGTGCGCGAGAGTATGGCGTCGAGTTTTGGGGGTGTTTTGTCGCGGTTGTATTTGATGATTTCGATCATTTTATTACTTCTCGTTTAGTTTCTATCCATCTGGATAGATCAGTCTCTAATTTGGGGTCCAGTTCCAGTGCCCTTTGAAAGTGGTACAGGGCTTTTGGCTGATTGTTCAAGAATCGGGCCGTGATTTTCCCTACAGTGGCGTGTACATCAGCTTGTTTATCGTCTAACTGTAGCGATTGTTCGAGATATCCTGCCGCCTGTTTGTAGTCTTCTCCCTGGAAAGCGATATTTGCCAGAAAATTATAAGCCACAGGTAGTGGGTGAATTTGGGTTGAAAACAAGAAGACTTTCGCTGCCTCTTCCTTTTCCTGGCGGTGGTATAGACGGTAGGCGAGAATGATATACAGATTGGCTGCCTCAACTTCCTTTCCTGAGACGATTTGCCGAGTCCCTTCCTCAAGCACAGATAAAGTTAAATCGGTCACGCCCAATTCCAATAAACTCTGTCCGCTTCCCCAGAGCAGCCAATGCGAACTCAGACTGCGTGCAACCTCTGCCCAGTAAGCCCGGTGTAGTTCCATGGCCTCTTCCCCTCGTTGCCTGTGTATTTCTGATGCAATGAGATGGGCAATTTTCGATTGGGGAAATTGCGCTATCGCTCGTCTGGCCGCCAGCAGACTCTGGTCGAGATCTCCTGCCTGAAGGGCGGAACAGGCTGTCTCCAACAGAGAATCGACACAATGGGGATTTGTCGAGGCCTGTTTCTGCAGGTGTGCTATGCCCTGCTGATAGGCGGCCTCATCCTTTTTTTTAAAAATCATGACAGTTGGATGGTCAAAGCCTACAAACGTCGGTTCACTGCCCTCATCTTTGAACGCTATACTACCCAGAGAGGGATAGTGCCTGAAGCGCTGGACCAAATTAAAACCCAACTCACCATCTACCAATGCCTGGTAGAAAGCCGCACCCCCCGGAACCAGTTCGGGGGCGGCAGTGAATTGTTGATAGCGGTTGACGTCTGTTATGGCTATGTAATCCAGGTGGCGTAGCTGATCCTGTGCAAAAATGAACTCTGCTTTACAGGTTGTGAATCCACGTAATGTAAAGAGCACCCCCATTTTGATTGGACGAACGGAATATTGCTCTGAATTGATCATTCCGCGCATAGAGAACCCACCTCTTTCGACACCGATCCGGCTATTGGCGGGGATGTGTTGGTCTATCCAGCGTGCGGCTTGGATGCGGCTGTCTTCCCGAATATAGAGGCTGGCAAAAGCAACGCCGTAAATAGCGCTGTACATAAATACCGCAGCGCAAATCCCAATGGCCAATTTTCGCACCCGTGCAAATTGAGGGGAGCGGATGAACCAGACGCAAAAATCTGCCGACAAAAGAGCCAGGAAGGGCAGCAGAGGGAGGAGATACCTTATGGGCTTGGCCTGCAAACCACCGATTGCGTAAAAATAGATCCCGATCCAGAGCAAGATCAATCCTTTTTGATGATCTACTTTCCAGAGACTATATGCTAATCCAAAGACGAAGAGGATGGTAAGAGGCCAACCCACCCCCAGAGGCCACAGATGGCTCCAGTGATACAGATAAGGGATGGTGTGGATATCCACCAGGCTCCAGATTGTGAGGAATTCTCCTCGCGCCCATTCCATCGCAAAACCCAGACCGTAAGGATTTGTGCCCTGAAAAATCAGGTCCCGGTCTAATACGAGAAATGGCTGGAGCGCAAGCAGACACAACACGGTTGATAGACCCGCCAGCCAAATAGAGGGTGTCAGGACAGCTTTTAATTGCCGCTGACGAGTGATATGGCCGACCAGCAATATAAATCCCGCTGATAAGCCTATCAGGCGCACGGCGGCACTGAGTCCGATCAATATGCCCGTCAATACAAACCACCGCCAATCAGGCCGTTCCAATGCTCTTAAAAGGACATACACGGTGGCCAGAATCAGCAGGGTAAACAATCCATCTACGGTAT
Coding sequences:
- the hisC gene encoding histidinol-phosphate transaminase, with the protein product MTYLQNIKPEVRALHGYHLTAYDCPIKLNQNESPFDVPDSLKDDILRAVRNKSWSRYPEPMQMDLVEALADHAGVQPGGLIVCNGSNTLVQLVLGVVSAPGVQVVIPSPSFSLYGLYTDIFSGRVLDIPLTENYGFDIPALCRAASEKNVRLIILCSPNNPTGCAISNTDLDKLLSSTSALVMVDEAYGEFYDQTAIDLLPKHPNLIVLKTLSKAFGAAGIRIGYLIAHPDLRDEIIKGKIPFDINIFSHTAAMAILNHKDLIQKRIAFICSERERVFQALDKIEGVTPYPSHANLILFEVADPDLVFTGLIEQGVLIRNVTSYPMLDKALRVSIGTERENDRFLEALERTLK
- the hisD gene encoding histidinol dehydrogenase; this translates as MIEIIKYNRDKTPPKLDAILSRTPDFSAEQEATVREIVSTVRKQGDRALLAYTKKYDGIAITATDIRVPETEIKAAHRNADPKFIEIIDAAATNIRKFHETQRQTSYFIEDGDGVILGKRILPIERVALLIPGASAPLFSTLLMAAIPAQIAGVPHLCIATPPQPNGAIHPAVLATAHHIGICEIYKIFGAQAIAALAYGTDTIPRVDKLVGPGNPYVQIAKKLVFGTVDIDMIAGPSEIVVLADRTANAKHVAADLLSQAEHGSGYEAAVCITPSADLATQIADEIAHQAADLTHREAIQKALDRFGAIVVVRDLAEGIDLANRIAPEHLELIVADPWAHLQTVRHAGAVFLGAASSEPVGDYYAGTNHILPTAGAARFASSVGVDTFTKNISILQYTDQRLQKTAGHIISMAETEGLDAHANAIRIRIP
- a CDS encoding phospholipid carrier-dependent glycosyltransferase, with product MRGIRKQIKISHCVVLCIILGCSLRFVGLTRGDSSFVIDGASQYERAFYHFHPDETALIQAALDPIDPLAPKITSYGMLPIYLLRGVLEFNSTILRQDFTNQKSPDRVRYVYFTARILSVLVSCLTLYLVWLLGARWFSDLTGLLAVCVVAVAPMAIQLAHFYTVDGLFTLLILATVYVLLRALERPDWRWFVLTGILIGLSAAVRLIGLSAGFILLVGHITRQRQLKAVLTPSIWLAGLSTVLCLLALQPFLVLDRDLIFQGTNPYGLGFAMEWARGEFLTIWSLVDIHTIPYLYHWSHLWPLGVGWPLTILFVFGLAYSLWKVDHQKGLILLWIGIYFYAIGGLQAKPIRYLLPLLPFLALLSADFCVWFIRSPQFARVRKLAIGICAAVFMYSAIYGVAFASLYIREDSRIQAARWIDQHIPANSRIGVERGGFSMRGMINSEQYSVRPIKMGVLFTLRGFTTCKAEFIFAQDQLRHLDYIAITDVNRYQQFTAAPELVPGGAAFYQALVDGELGFNLVQRFRHYPSLGSIAFKDEGSEPTFVGFDHPTVMIFKKKDEAAYQQGIAHLQKQASTNPHCVDSLLETACSALQAGDLDQSLLAARRAIAQFPQSKIAHLIASEIHRQRGEEAMELHRAYWAEVARSLSSHWLLWGSGQSLLELGVTDLTLSVLEEGTRQIVSGKEVEAANLYIILAYRLYHRQEKEEAAKVFLFSTQIHPLPVAYNFLANIAFQGEDYKQAAGYLEQSLQLDDKQADVHATVGKITARFLNNQPKALYHFQRALELDPKLETDLSRWIETKREVIK